The Leptospira selangorensis genome segment CTTAGCATATTGGGCGACTGGAACTTCTCCAGGGGGAACTGTTCCGAAATCGGTTTTATTCCTGGGATATTTGATTGCTCTGCTCTGGTCCTTTTTTAGCGTATCCATCATATTCTTTTCATTGAAGCGAGCAGTAGCTCCTCGTCCGGTTCCGGATGAGACTCCTGGATTTGATGAAGGGCCGGTGCTAGGTTTAGACAATCCATTTCCGGGAGAAGTTACTCCGGAAGTATTGGAATGGTTTTTAAGCAGGGGTTTGGATCTGAACGGTAAACCTCTTCCACCGGAATTTATGGATATCGAGAGAATTGATGGCTAATAGAGTGCTAGTGACCGGCGGAGCCGGATTTATCGGATCTCATCTATGCGAAAGATTGATACAAGAAGGTAACGAAGTTATCTGTGTTGATAACTTTCATACGGGAAGAAAGAAGAATGTTGAAAAACTTCTCTCGAATCCTCGCTTCGAACTAATACGTCATGATATCACTGAGCCGATCAGACTCGAAGTAGATCAGATTTATAACTTCGCTTGTCCTGCGAGCCCGATCCATTATCAATCCAACGCAATTAAAACTATTAAGACCAACGTTCTCGGAACTACGAATATGTTGGGACTCGCTAAAAGAGTAAAAGCCAGGATCTTGCAAGCTTCTACCAGTGAAGTTTATGGAAATCCGATCGAACATCCTCAAAAAGAAACTTATTGGGGAAATGTAAATCCAATCGGTATCAGAAGTTGTTACGATGAAGGAAAGAGGGTCGCTGAAACTCTTTGTTTTGACTATCACAGAAATCATAAAGTGGACATAAGAGTTATTCGTATCTTCAATACTTACGGACCTCGTATGCTTCCGGACGACGGAAGAGTTGTAAGTAATTTTGTGGTCCAAGCATTAGCTGGAAAAGACATCACAGTTTATGGAGATGGTTCCCAAACTAGATCCTTCTGCTATGTGGATGACCTTGTAGATGGTATCATCAGAATGATGAACACCCAGGACTTCAATGGTCCTGTGAACTTGGGAAACGATGGAGAGTTCACCGTTAAAGAATTAGCGGAGTTAGTTTTAAAAGAGACCGGCTCTTCTTCCAAAATCATTTATAAAACTCTTCCTCAAGACGATCCTGCCCGCAGAAAGCCGGATCTGACTTTAGCTAGACAAAAACTGGGTTATGAACCTAAGGTTCCTTTATTAGAAGGAATCAGGAAAACGGTCGATTATTTCAAAAATCACTTGGATTAATCGTTCGCCGAGAAAATCTGGACCTACTTTTCCCCTATAAGGGAATTTAACCGAAAAATTGAGTTTCGAGTAGGCTGTATGAATATCGGAGTTTTAAAAGAAGCTAAGGAAGAAACTAGAGTAGCGGTAACACCGGACGTAGTTGATGCCTTTAAAAAAATCGGTGCTTCTGTTATCATCGAGAAAGGCGCTGGAGAAGGATCTTTTTTCTCCGACGAAGATTATAAAAAAGCCGGGGCGACGATTCAATCTCGCGCGGACGTGCTGAAAAAATCCGACCTAGTAGTGAGCATTCACTTAGCGGATGGAGCAAGCTTATCTAAGATTAAAAAAGGAGCTTTCTATTTAGGAATGTTCCAACCTGCAGTGAATCCTCAGGTTATCAAAAAGCTTGCAGCTCAAAAAGTTACAGTACTGAGCTTAGATGCGATTGCTCGTATCACTCGTGCTCAGTCTATGGACGTTCTTTCATCCCAAGCAACTGTTGCTGGATATAAAGCTGTTCTTATAGCTTCCACTCATTTGACCAGATTTTTCCCGATGTTGACAACTGCTGCAGGAACAATTACTCCTGCTTCTGTTCTTATCATTGGAGCTGGTGTTGCCGGTTTACAAGCAATTGCAAGTTCCAGAAGATTAGGTGCAGTAGTAGACGTATTCGATACTCGCCCTGAAGTAAAAGAGCAAGTTCAATCCCTTGGCGCTAAATTCGTTGAAGTCGAAGGTGCGACTCACTCTGCAGCTGCAGGTGGTTACGCTGTAGAACAAACTGAGGAATATAAAAAACGCCAGCAAGAAGCGATTGAAAAGTTCGCTGCAAAAGCTGATGTGATCATCACTACAGCTTTGATCCCAGGAAGAAAAGCTCCAATCATCATCACTAAAAAGATCGTGGATAGAATGAAAGCCGGATCCGTAGTAGTGGACCTTGCTTCTCCAAACGGAGGAAACTGCGAGTACACTCAACACGGTAAGGTTGTATTAACTAAAAACGGAGTTTCCGTAGTTGGTCACCAAAACCTGGCAGGTTCTCTTCCTTCAGATGCTTCCAGAATGTTCGCTAAGAACGTATTAAATTATCTGAAACTATTGGTTAAAGAGAAGAAGATTAACTTTGATTTGAATGACGAAGTTATCGCTTCTACGACGATCACTCACGAAGGAGAAATCCGTCACAAACTTACTTTGGATGCCTTAGGTGGTTCCAAACAAGCAGGGAAGAAGCCAGCGGCCAAGAAAAAGGCCTAAGGTCCCGAAACAAGTTCCTATCAACCACCCTCCGAGCACATCGGAGGGAAAATGGTGAAGAGATAATAATCTTCCGATTCCCGCCAAAAGACTCAGCACCAAAAACCATTCCGGAAAACCGAACAAGAACACTAAGATCAATGCCGCAGTCATTGAATTAGATGCATGAGCAGAAGGAAATGAATGTTTCATATCCGGGTTCTGATCCACTTTTCCGGCAACGGTGACTAAAGGCCTCTTACGAGCGATTAACTTCTTTAATACTAAAACAAAACGATCATTCGCATAAGCAACAAGCCCTGCATACGGAATTACGATCCACCAAGGATACGGAAGGCTTCCTTTCCATGCAGCGTAAGCAAGATAAGGAAGAATAAGAACTAACATTATCTCTCCTCGATTGATCCTGGAGAGAGTTCTGTTCAGAAGAGGGGAATGTATTTTTTCGCGAATAAACATCGCGATCGCATAATCGATTTTTTCGAAAGCGGATAATTTTTCCAATGTGTTCTTATCCAAGTAAGGATTTCCGTAAGATGGAGATTAGATCGGATCTGGAAACAGAAGATTGTTCTCCTGAGACGATATCTTTTAATTGAACCTTGTTTTCGGAGATTTCGGATTCTCCTAAGAAGATCAAGAAACGATATCCTTTTTTTTCCGCCGTCTGGATTTGTTTGCCGAGTTTTGCAGACTCGAGCATTGTTTCCACTCCGATTCCTTCTTTCCTAAGTTCTTCTGCAAGTTTCAAAACTTCGGGAAAAACTTTATCATCCATCAAAGGGATTAAAACGGCATTTTTAGAATTCAGATCTTTAGGAACAAGTCCATGTCCTTCTAAAAAGTTTTTGAAGGTTACATCTCCCAATCCGAAACCGATCCCCGAAAGTTGTTCGTTGGAGAATAATCCGATCAGGTTGTCGTATCTTCCTCCGCCGTACAAGGACCTTCTGTTTTCCGGATTGGTATCGAATACTTCGAAAATACAACCTGTATAATAATCAAAACCACGAATGATAGAAGGATCGAATTCCAATTGATCCTTGATCCCAAGAGAGCCCAGATCTGAAAAAAGATTTCTAATAAATTCAACGGAAGAAGGATCTATACCTTCTAATTCTCCGATTGTTTGGAGATTTGTATCTAGATACTTATAGATCAGAGCTAATTGTTTTTCTGGATTAGAAAGTAGAGGTTTGATCTCTTCTTCAAAAGATTCTTTGCTGATCTTAGATTTTTTATCTAAAAGTTTGGAAACCGCATGAGCTTTCTCAGACGCTAGAGCCAGAGTTTGGTTTAGGAATGAATCTAAAATTCCTCTATGAGAAACTTTGATCTGGTAACTTCCTTTAGGAGCTTTAAAATTTTCTAAAATTGCATTAGCGATCAGAATGATCTCAACTTCTGCTCTATAAGAATTTACTCCGAATAGATCCACATTGAGTTGCCAATGTTCTCTGAGACGTCCTTTGCCAGGTTGCTCATATCTCCATAAGTTCGGAACAGAAAACCAACGAATAGGTTTAGCAAGATTTCTAACTTCTCCAGCTACCATTCTTGCAAGAGTAGGAGTCATTTCAGGACGGATCGCAACGTGACGATCTCCTTTATCCGTGAAATCGTACAATTGTCTTTGTACGATCTCTTCTCCGCTTTTTGCCAGATAGAGTTCGAAAGATTCTAGGATCGGGCCGTCGTATTCTTCGTAGCCGAAAGATTGAACGGTCTTCCTCATTACGGAAAACATCCAATTTCGGAATCTCATTTCTTCCGGATAAAAATCTCTCGTCCCCTTGTATGGGGCAGTGGGTAAAAAGGCTTTCTGTTTTTCCAAATCTCTTAGACGCTCTTAATGAAGCTTAAATTCTTCTTTAATAGAGTCATATTCGTCTTGGCATCGTTGGAGCCAACTATTTCTGCACCGACTAGGTAAATTTCCCCGATCTGAGAAATATGTCGGATTTTAAATGCAAATCTCAATGGAGCTTGCATCTTGAAAGTTATATCCGCAGTAAAGAAAGGTTTATGCAGAAAAGATTCGACTAGCTGGGATTCTGTTACTTCCAAAAGAATTCCTCCTTCAGAAGCGTTGATCACGTTTTGACGGATATCAACATCCAGAGTATTGGAGTCTTCTATCCTTTCATTAAACACGTCTTCTAATTCTGCGTATTTTTTCAGAATCGCAGGATCTAAAATTCTATCCTTAGTCTCCGCATAACCTAAAGCAACGAGCTTGGATCCGGAAGGATCTTTGTAATAGATTGGATAGATCGCGAATGATTGTATTTTTCCGGAACGATATACTTTGGTCCTATCTTCCAGGATCATCTCTTCTTCTAATTCTTGTTTTAGATCTAGAATATTGAAACCGTTTGCCTCTTCTTGGGAAAGAGGATCCATGCTGATCGCATCTTTTACAAAGATGGTTTTGCCTGTTCGTTTGGATAAGTCTTGTTCAAAGCTAAGTTCTTTTCCTGTTGGAAACACCAATCTAGAATAAGGATATTCTGATAATATATTCTTATGTAAGTCCGTAAGTAGGATTTGGCCTGAAGTTCCCAGGACTTTGGTGGAATCCTGTTCTTTCTTTAGCATATGAAATCTATGAGCTACTACTTTGCCTTGTAATCCTTCTATCCTTGGAAGAATACGTCCGTCTTTTGCGATCCTTACATACTCGGGTGAACAAATCACTACTCCATCTTCGTGGTTCACTGAATCCACTCTAAAGCCGATTTCCATATGTTTACTTAAGGTCTTGTAAACTGTGATCTCACCTTCTTCGCTTATAGATTCCGGATCGATCCTAAGGAAAATTTTTCCTTCAGGAGTAGTTTGTAGGATTTGTAATTCTTGTTTTAGAGGATTTTCTTTCAGAAAGAGTCCGTTGTTATGTACGTACTCTTTCAGAATATAACCTACTTTTTGGGGATCCTTGATGGTATCCCATATTCTTGGTGATTGTAGGTAAGATCGGTACTCGACTTCCATCTGCTCTCCTTTATAGCTTGCGGAAGTCGACCCTCCTGTTTTTCGCTCTTCCATCTTCGGTAGAGTTATCTTCATCAGGTCTGGAATACCAATAAGCTCTGGTTTTTAACCTAGAAGCTTGGATCCCTTTGCTACGAACGTAGTCAAAAACTTTCCGCGCTCTGTTCCCGCTTAAGCGAGTATTATATTCTTTGGAAGCTATATTATCTGTATGGCCCCCAATCTCTATTTTATCCGACGGATTCTTCTTGAGATAGTCTACAATCAGATCGAGTTGTTTGCGATGCGCGTCAGTTACCTCGGTCTTGTTGAATTCAAAATAGAGTCTAGTACCTAAAACAACTGGGACTTCCGAATCTTTCCTTAATGCTATAGAAATTGTAGAGCCAGGTTTTATATCTTTCTTCAAGATATTAACACTTTCGGAAATATATTTCTCAGCCTTTGCAAAGATCTCGAAATCAATGTCAGGGATCAAGTCGATATGGAAATTTTTTGACAAACTGTTGTATTTTAAGATTTCTCCCTGTCTATTCTTAGGAGTAAAAACTGTAGCGGTCGCTCCAGCAATTGGCTCTTTAGTAGTGGCATCTACCACTACTACATTAAGTCCCTTTCCTTTATCACCGTCACCAGTGTTAACAATCTTACCTTTCTCTTCATCTTTGATAGGAAGAAGCACATAAGTTTTATAAACTTTCTTATTTCTTTCTACGTTTCCACGTAAGTCTAGTTTGTCCTCGGTGGGATAAAAACCCGGAGAAGAAATTTCTACCTTATACAATCTTCCCGTTTTTAAAACGGTTTTAAAGTTAGTCTGGTTTCCTTTAGAAAGATCTCCACCAATTCTTCTGGAGGTAATTGTGCGAGAAGGTCCTATACTATCCGAAATTTTGATAGTAGCATCTAGGCCTATCATTGTGGCTTCTGAGCCGTCTAAGACCAATCCTTGGAAGGATACATCGTAGGAGTTCCTCAGATTTTCGGGGACCTGGAATCTATAAATATCGTACTGGCCCTGTCCTCCATTTCGATTGGAAGAAATATAAGCCCAAAGTCCTTCGTGATCAAAAGAAATCCCTTCAGAATCGATCCCTTCTGCAGTTTCTAAATTAAATGGATGAGGGAGTTTTTCTAAACTTCCAGTTTCCGGAACTGGATGAGGAAGATTTGTTTTCGAAACCGTAAGTTTATCTTCTGCATCTTCTAAGTCTGCATTTCCTGGAAGATTCAAGAAGCTGCGATATAAGGAAAACTTTTTGCGATCATTCTCTCTATTGGAGGAGAAGTATAACTGTTCCCCATCCGGATGAATATAAGGAAGAATTTCACTGGCTTTGGAATTGATCTCCGATCCTAGATTGATCGGACTGGACCAAACACCTGTGGAAAGATTTCTATAACTTACCCAAAGATCATATTCCCCATATCCACCCGGACGATCGGAAGAAAAGATCAGATATTTTCCATCCGGTGAAATAGTAGGCATCTTTTCATTAAAATTGGAATTGATCTCTGAGATACCTATCAAGTCGCTCCAACGTCTTGTTTTTTCGTCTCTCTTAGTATAATAAATATCTAATGCGTCAAAACCTTCTCTGTCCGCTTTTATATTTCGGATAGAAGTAAGGAAAATTTCCTCAGGGTTTCCGAACTCATCGAATCGGATGGAGATCCCACCTTCGTACTTATCCGTATTGAATAGTTTCGATTTTTTTTCTCCGGAAGGGAGTTCCTTTTTATTCTGCTCCCAAATGTCTTGGTTCAGGTTTACAGGTTT includes the following:
- a CDS encoding UDP-glucuronic acid decarboxylase family protein; this translates as MANRVLVTGGAGFIGSHLCERLIQEGNEVICVDNFHTGRKKNVEKLLSNPRFELIRHDITEPIRLEVDQIYNFACPASPIHYQSNAIKTIKTNVLGTTNMLGLAKRVKARILQASTSEVYGNPIEHPQKETYWGNVNPIGIRSCYDEGKRVAETLCFDYHRNHKVDIRVIRIFNTYGPRMLPDDGRVVSNFVVQALAGKDITVYGDGSQTRSFCYVDDLVDGIIRMMNTQDFNGPVNLGNDGEFTVKELAELVLKETGSSSKIIYKTLPQDDPARRKPDLTLARQKLGYEPKVPLLEGIRKTVDYFKNHLD
- a CDS encoding Re/Si-specific NAD(P)(+) transhydrogenase subunit alpha, with product MNIGVLKEAKEETRVAVTPDVVDAFKKIGASVIIEKGAGEGSFFSDEDYKKAGATIQSRADVLKKSDLVVSIHLADGASLSKIKKGAFYLGMFQPAVNPQVIKKLAAQKVTVLSLDAIARITRAQSMDVLSSQATVAGYKAVLIASTHLTRFFPMLTTAAGTITPASVLIIGAGVAGLQAIASSRRLGAVVDVFDTRPEVKEQVQSLGAKFVEVEGATHSAAAGGYAVEQTEEYKKRQQEAIEKFAAKADVIITTALIPGRKAPIIITKKIVDRMKAGSVVVDLASPNGGNCEYTQHGKVVLTKNGVSVVGHQNLAGSLPSDASRMFAKNVLNYLKLLVKEKKINFDLNDEVIASTTITHEGEIRHKLTLDALGGSKQAGKKPAAKKKA
- a CDS encoding phosphatase PAP2 family protein, translated to MFIREKIHSPLLNRTLSRINRGEIMLVLILPYLAYAAWKGSLPYPWWIVIPYAGLVAYANDRFVLVLKKLIARKRPLVTVAGKVDQNPDMKHSFPSAHASNSMTAALILVFLFGFPEWFLVLSLLAGIGRLLSLHHFPSDVLGGWLIGTCFGTLGLFLGRWLLPCLFGTT
- the hisS gene encoding histidine--tRNA ligase, with translation MEKQKAFLPTAPYKGTRDFYPEEMRFRNWMFSVMRKTVQSFGYEEYDGPILESFELYLAKSGEEIVQRQLYDFTDKGDRHVAIRPEMTPTLARMVAGEVRNLAKPIRWFSVPNLWRYEQPGKGRLREHWQLNVDLFGVNSYRAEVEIILIANAILENFKAPKGSYQIKVSHRGILDSFLNQTLALASEKAHAVSKLLDKKSKISKESFEEEIKPLLSNPEKQLALIYKYLDTNLQTIGELEGIDPSSVEFIRNLFSDLGSLGIKDQLEFDPSIIRGFDYYTGCIFEVFDTNPENRRSLYGGGRYDNLIGLFSNEQLSGIGFGLGDVTFKNFLEGHGLVPKDLNSKNAVLIPLMDDKVFPEVLKLAEELRKEGIGVETMLESAKLGKQIQTAEKKGYRFLIFLGESEISENKVQLKDIVSGEQSSVSRSDLISILRKSLLG
- a CDS encoding DUF1577 domain-containing protein is translated as MEVEYRSYLQSPRIWDTIKDPQKVGYILKEYVHNNGLFLKENPLKQELQILQTTPEGKIFLRIDPESISEEGEITVYKTLSKHMEIGFRVDSVNHEDGVVICSPEYVRIAKDGRILPRIEGLQGKVVAHRFHMLKKEQDSTKVLGTSGQILLTDLHKNILSEYPYSRLVFPTGKELSFEQDLSKRTGKTIFVKDAISMDPLSQEEANGFNILDLKQELEEEMILEDRTKVYRSGKIQSFAIYPIYYKDPSGSKLVALGYAETKDRILDPAILKKYAELEDVFNERIEDSNTLDVDIRQNVINASEGGILLEVTESQLVESFLHKPFFTADITFKMQAPLRFAFKIRHISQIGEIYLVGAEIVGSNDAKTNMTLLKKNLSFIKSV
- a CDS encoding OmpA family protein, with amino-acid sequence MFFYNQGKGLVLKRNHFLSSVLAGTLLFFLFSWDGSAQPVPTLLERNFGSPLNTQNVEYNPIISPDGRYLIFQSNRPGGEGEMDIWLSENANYKKRDGEADWKKPVNLNQDIWEQNKKELPSGEKKSKLFNTDKYEGGISIRFDEFGNPEEIFLTSIRNIKADREGFDALDIYYTKRDEKTRRWSDLIGISEINSNFNEKMPTISPDGKYLIFSSDRPGGYGEYDLWVSYRNLSTGVWSSPINLGSEINSKASEILPYIHPDGEQLYFSSNRENDRKKFSLYRSFLNLPGNADLEDAEDKLTVSKTNLPHPVPETGSLEKLPHPFNLETAEGIDSEGISFDHEGLWAYISSNRNGGQGQYDIYRFQVPENLRNSYDVSFQGLVLDGSEATMIGLDATIKISDSIGPSRTITSRRIGGDLSKGNQTNFKTVLKTGRLYKVEISSPGFYPTEDKLDLRGNVERNKKVYKTYVLLPIKDEEKGKIVNTGDGDKGKGLNVVVVDATTKEPIAGATATVFTPKNRQGEILKYNSLSKNFHIDLIPDIDFEIFAKAEKYISESVNILKKDIKPGSTISIALRKDSEVPVVLGTRLYFEFNKTEVTDAHRKQLDLIVDYLKKNPSDKIEIGGHTDNIASKEYNTRLSGNRARKVFDYVRSKGIQASRLKTRAYWYSRPDEDNSTEDGRAKNRRVDFRKL